The Oryctolagus cuniculus chromosome 5, mOryCun1.1, whole genome shotgun sequence genome includes a region encoding these proteins:
- the LOC138849885 gene encoding ubiquitin carboxyl-terminal hydrolase 17-like protein 6, which produces MAASPLKEGEFHFNDLPTRQLSHSSSEGDDTHGGVCLPGKSPPSPQKELPLQSDLASGATHLAPSGGASLSCSWKRPYGIGAGLQNTGNTCYLNAALQCLTYTPPLANYMLSQVHSQSCRRSDRCILCAVETHFLWALHSPGDVIQPCQVLAAGFHTNRQEDAHEFLMFALDVLKAAGLPGLTDGVGPQEDQSPSQQIVGGHWRSQIQCLQCQGISETLDPYLEIALDIKTADSVEQALQHLVQPEELAGENAYHCATCRQKTAASKTLTLQSAGKVLLFVLKRFSEFTGEKLGGQVHYPECLDMRPYMSQQNGRPLDYVLYAVLVHVGLRCQSGHYFCYVKAGNGHWYKMDDAKVTACDTTCVLNQSAYVLFYVRKSGVGGEHGTVSAGRGPSDLEAANTHGHTPGELERPSPLEAGESEEHLEQTTQDLTLDAWQSLQAQNRPRSAFSLRTVEPTLPSNAIVIHQARSAAGMRKHHPDQERALLHGAAGHITQQVAMNPGNLPCPGGRSKPPKRKNKPAKRPLLLLFR; this is translated from the coding sequence atggctgcttcacctctcaaGGAAGGTGAGTTCCACTTTAATGACTTGCCAACACGCCAACTTTCCCATTCTAGCTCAGAGGGGGATGATACTCATGGTGGTGTTTGTCTCCCAGGGAAATCACCACCCTCACCTCAGAAAGAGCTCCCGCTGCAAAGTGATTTGGCTTCGGGGGCGACCCATCTGGCTCCCAGTGGAGGAGCTTCTCTGAGCTGCAGCTGGAAGAGACCTTATGGCATTGGGGCCGGTCTGCAGAATACGGGCAACACCTGCTACCTGAATGCAGCCCTGCAGTGTCTCACGTATACCCCACCCCTCGCCAACTatatgctgtcccaggtgcattctcagAGCTGTCGTCGTTCGGATCGCTGCATTCTGTGTGCCGTGGAAACGCACTTtctctgggccctgcacagtCCTGGCGACGTGATCCAGCCctgtcaagtgctggctgctggctttcacacaaacaggcaggaagacgcccacgaatttctgatgtttgctctggatgtcctgaaggcagcaggtctgCCTGGGCTCACGGACGGGGTGGGTCCCCAAGAGGACCAATCTCCATCCCAGCAGATAGTGGGAGGACACTGGAGGTCTCAAATCCAATGTCTCCAGTGCCAAGGCATTTCAGAAACCTTGGACCCTTACCTGGAGATCGCGTTGGATATCAAGACAGCCGACAGTGTGGAGCAAGCTTTGCAGCACTTGGTGCAACCTGAAGAGCTAGCTGGAGAAAACGCCTATCACTGTGCTACCTGCCGACAGAAGACAGCTGCTTCCAAGACACTCACCTTGCAATCGGCTGGCAAGGTGCTTCTCTTTGTATTGAAACGGTTTTCTGAGTTCACGGGTGAGAAACTTGGAGGACAAGTGCACTATCCCGAGTGCCTGGACATGAGACCTTACATGTCTCAGCAGAACGGGAGGCCACTGGACTATGTTCTCTATGCGGTTCTCGTCCACGTTGGCTTGAGGTGTCAATCAGGACACTACTTCTGCTATGTCAAAGCTGGCAATGGCCACTGGTATAAAATGGATGATGCGAAGGtaactgcctgtgacaccacttGTGTCCTGAATCAAAGTGCCTACGTGCTATTTTATGTCCGCAAGAGTGGAGTTGGAGGAGAACATGGGACAGTGTCTGCAGGCAGGGGACCCTCCGACTTGGAGGCTGCAAACACACATGGCCATACACCAGGAGAGCTTGAAAGGCCTTCCCCTCTTGAAGCTGGAGAGTCAGAGGAGCACTTGGAGCAAACAACTCAGGACTTGACCTTGGATGCGTGGCAATCCCTCCAAGCCCAGAACAGACCAAGGAGtgcattcagcctcaggacagtgGAGCCCACGCTGCCCAGCAATGCGATCGTAATTCACCAGGCAAGATCTGCCGCAGGGATGAGGAAGCACCATCCTGACCAGGAAAGGGCCCTGCTGCACGGGGCAGCTGGGCACATCACTCAGCAGGTAGCCATGAATCCTGGCAACCTCCCTTGTCCGGGAGGAAGGAGCAAACCTCCCAAGAGGAAGAACAAACCTGCAAAGAGGCCTCTGTTGTTGCTGTTCCGCTGA